In Arthrobacter citreus, a single genomic region encodes these proteins:
- a CDS encoding ABC transporter permease subunit has protein sequence MVRKRRILVIFIILAVLIPIFVYAQLQQTEETIKRLGTDNWKVSLQQKIVDQQNRLNSTGIPDEWKSWLKVQIDQEQYYLDNDINPTTPGAPTFIRKLIEQSIGWLLLPLLVMVITIDIISGERSDGTIKILLTRPIKRWKVLLSKYISICLLISFLLVLYGVMAYIASGFVFSFKGWTVPVLTGFVIKNNQLITDSVQLIPQWQYIMMAFGLAWFVCIIIGTLSFMVSVLVRTTPAAMGIMLAALITGSVLSGLATSWSGAKYFFSVNLGLTDYLAGQLPSIEGLNMHFSLMNLSIWGLLALLISFIVFVKQDMN, from the coding sequence ATGGTAAGGAAAAGAAGAATACTTGTTATTTTTATCATTTTAGCAGTACTCATTCCAATTTTTGTTTATGCTCAATTGCAGCAAACGGAAGAAACAATAAAAAGACTCGGAACGGATAATTGGAAAGTATCACTTCAACAAAAAATAGTCGACCAGCAAAATAGATTAAACTCAACTGGAATTCCTGATGAATGGAAAAGTTGGTTAAAAGTTCAAATCGATCAAGAACAATATTATTTGGATAATGACATAAATCCAACAACTCCTGGGGCGCCTACATTTATACGTAAACTAATTGAACAAAGTATTGGATGGCTACTTCTTCCTTTATTGGTTATGGTCATTACGATTGATATTATATCTGGAGAGCGAAGCGACGGTACGATAAAAATACTGTTAACTCGTCCTATTAAAAGATGGAAGGTCTTACTTAGTAAATATATATCCATCTGTTTATTAATCTCTTTTCTTCTAGTCTTATACGGTGTAATGGCCTATATTGCTTCAGGATTTGTATTCAGTTTTAAAGGCTGGACCGTCCCTGTGCTAACAGGATTTGTCATCAAAAATAATCAGCTAATAACAGACTCAGTTCAACTAATCCCACAATGGCAATACATTATGATGGCTTTTGGACTTGCATGGTTCGTTTGTATTATTATTGGAACGTTATCATTTATGGTATCAGTATTAGTCCGAACTACACCCGCTGCAATGGGCATTATGCTAGCAGCACTAATTACGGGTAGTGTCCTTAGTGGTCTGGCTACATCTTGGTCAGGAGCAAAATACTTTTTTAGTGTAAATCTCGGGCTAACAGACTACCTAGCTGGCCAGCTTCCATCCATAGAAGGATTAAACATGCACTTCTCCCTAATGAACCTATCCATTTGGGGACTATTAGCATTACTAATCTCTTTCATTGTATTCGTTAAACAAGATATGAATTAA
- a CDS encoding cation transporter: MEKGLQKQLDFAALLSIVSYLVLASVKVLVSFYTDSSALLADGLNNVTDIGATLAVFIGIRIARKPRDLDHPYGHSRAEQIATLIASFIMMSVGLQVIIENIRKLFIGEYGIPNRLAAVVAFASGIFMFGIYFYNNKVAKKTKSKGLAASAKDNLSDALVSLGTTIGVLGASIGFPVIDPIVAILVGVIICKTAWEIFYDSTLLLTDGFNPDEMILFSETVDQVPGVHKVVDLRARMYGNTTIADVVIEVDGGIDVSKSHNITDQIEMILQEQHGIHYTHIHVEPKSSLKGRDGVRE, encoded by the coding sequence ATGGAGAAGGGGCTTCAAAAGCAGTTAGATTTTGCAGCTTTGTTGAGTATTGTTTCCTATTTGGTTCTTGCGTCGGTCAAAGTGCTTGTTAGTTTTTATACAGATTCTAGTGCTCTTTTAGCTGATGGGCTTAATAATGTGACTGATATTGGTGCGACGTTGGCCGTATTTATTGGGATAAGGATTGCAAGAAAACCAAGAGATTTAGATCATCCATATGGTCATTCAAGAGCAGAACAAATCGCTACTTTAATTGCGTCTTTTATTATGATGTCAGTTGGTTTACAAGTAATCATTGAAAATATTCGGAAGCTATTCATTGGGGAATATGGGATTCCAAATAGATTAGCTGCTGTAGTTGCATTTGCTTCTGGGATATTTATGTTTGGCATTTATTTTTATAATAATAAGGTTGCAAAAAAAACGAAGAGTAAGGGGCTTGCAGCTTCAGCTAAGGATAATTTATCTGATGCGTTAGTTAGTTTGGGAACGACTATTGGAGTACTTGGAGCTTCAATTGGTTTTCCGGTTATTGACCCAATCGTTGCCATTTTAGTGGGTGTTATTATTTGCAAAACTGCATGGGAGATTTTTTATGATTCAACTCTTCTACTAACTGACGGGTTTAATCCAGATGAAATGATTTTGTTTAGTGAAACTGTTGATCAAGTACCAGGTGTACATAAAGTAGTTGATCTAAGAGCTAGAATGTACGGAAATACAACGATTGCAGACGTAGTCATTGAGGTGGATGGCGGTATTGATGTGAGTAAAAGTCATAATATAACGGACCAAATCGAAATGATTCTACAAGAACAGCACGGAATTCATTATACACATATTCATGTAGAGCCAAAGAGCAGTTTAAAGGGAAGAGATGGAGTAAGGGAATAG
- a CDS encoding tryptophan 2,3-dioxygenase gives MTQEKKKLTDYEKYIRTEELLSLQKPDEELFCPDELTFQTVHQIAELHFKLIIQSIHFADKHMRAKEVTRATHHLQRINNHLVHLPAVFDMVKLVSPSDYHIIRLALGRGSGQDSPGFNEILKLGPTLWQPFKDLLDENLLTPVQLHQDAAKNFELFQLMQELTCFDERFQSFRRQHIQLVRRMIGMNTKSLKGVPAEALERAVRFEFYPELWQTVCDLTDLTGSSYNPKPL, from the coding sequence ATGACACAAGAGAAAAAAAAACTGACAGATTACGAGAAATATATTCGCACAGAAGAATTATTAAGTTTACAAAAGCCTGATGAAGAATTATTTTGTCCAGATGAATTAACGTTTCAAACAGTTCACCAAATTGCCGAGTTACATTTTAAATTAATCATCCAATCGATTCATTTTGCGGATAAACATATGCGTGCAAAAGAGGTGACAAGAGCAACTCATCACTTACAACGTATTAATAATCACTTAGTACACTTACCAGCAGTTTTTGACATGGTAAAACTAGTAAGTCCAAGTGATTATCACATAATTCGTTTAGCTTTAGGAAGAGGTAGCGGTCAAGACTCTCCTGGATTTAATGAAATCTTAAAATTAGGACCAACACTTTGGCAGCCTTTCAAAGATCTATTAGATGAAAATTTACTGACACCAGTTCAATTACACCAAGATGCGGCTAAAAACTTTGAGTTGTTCCAATTAATGCAAGAGCTAACATGCTTCGATGAAAGATTCCAATCTTTCCGCAGACAGCATATCCAACTTGTACGTCGTATGATTGGCATGAATACAAAGAGCTTAAAAGGAGTTCCAGCAGAAGCATTAGAACGTGCTGTTCGCTTCGAATTTTATCCAGAATTATGGCAAACGGTTTGTGATTTAACAGATTTAACAGGATCTAGTTATAATCCGAAGCCATTATAA
- the kynB gene encoding arylformamidase, with amino-acid sequence MSLIDISRRLQNGMPVWPGDTNFSFELSWTKEESGSVNVGKLTFSAHTGTHIDAPFHFDENGKRVIDLDPNLYVGIAKVIELIEVDSIKKLDLETFQLDGVERLLIKTNSWKNDSVFPGSIPHIEKEAAEYLHTKGIKLIGVDVPSVDPLDSKELEAHHALHHAGIHILESVDLRDVASGEYELIALPLPLTDADGSPVRAVLRKLV; translated from the coding sequence ATGTCATTAATCGATATATCAAGAAGATTGCAAAATGGTATGCCTGTATGGCCAGGTGATACAAATTTTTCATTCGAATTAAGCTGGACAAAAGAAGAAAGTGGTTCGGTCAATGTTGGTAAATTGACTTTTAGCGCTCATACAGGCACACATATCGACGCGCCTTTTCATTTTGATGAAAATGGCAAGAGAGTGATCGATTTAGATCCTAACTTATATGTGGGAATCGCAAAAGTAATTGAGTTGATTGAAGTAGACTCTATTAAAAAATTAGATTTAGAAACTTTTCAATTAGATGGCGTGGAACGTTTATTAATTAAAACAAACTCGTGGAAAAATGATAGCGTTTTCCCGGGGAGTATTCCACATATTGAAAAGGAAGCAGCAGAGTACTTGCACACAAAAGGAATTAAATTAATTGGAGTAGATGTACCTTCAGTAGACCCACTTGATAGTAAGGAACTTGAAGCACATCATGCTCTACATCACGCAGGTATTCATATTTTAGAATCAGTTGATCTAAGAGATGTTGCTTCAGGAGAGTACGAGCTTATAGCATTACCACTACCTTTAACAGATGCTGATGGTAGTCCAGTACGAGCAGTTTTACGTAAATTAGTTTAG
- the kynU gene encoding kynureninase, producing the protein MFQSTKEFAEFLDQKDSLSIYRNEFYLQPNTIYLDGNSLGLLSKRAEQSLLDLLDSWKALAIDGWMQGDHPWYYFAEKLGALSAPLVGAKEDEVIVTGSTTSNLHQLIASFYEPSGQKTKILADELNFPSDIYAIQSQLKLKGFDPETHLIQVKSRDGRTISEEDIIEAMTEEIALIILPTVLYRSGQLLDIERLTSAAHERGIIIGFDGCHSVGAIPHQFHEWDVDFAYWCNYKYLNSGPGGVGSLFVHEKHFGTMPGLAGWFGSNKEKQFDMKHEFTPSNTVGAYQIGTPHVLSMAPLAGSLEMYKEATIDRIREKSLHSTAYLMSLINEELNNFGFTIGNPLEDSKRGGHVCLEHEDAARICKALKLNGIVPDFRAPNVIRLAPIAFYTSYVDVWNSVQILKKIMVEKQYEQFKNEREIIA; encoded by the coding sequence ATGTTTCAGTCAACAAAAGAATTTGCAGAATTTCTAGATCAAAAAGATTCTTTATCAATTTATCGTAATGAGTTCTATTTACAGCCTAATACAATCTATTTAGATGGTAATTCTCTAGGGCTTCTTTCTAAAAGAGCCGAACAAAGTTTATTAGATCTATTAGATTCATGGAAAGCACTTGCAATCGATGGATGGATGCAAGGTGATCATCCATGGTATTATTTTGCTGAAAAATTAGGAGCATTAAGTGCACCTTTAGTTGGGGCAAAAGAGGATGAAGTGATTGTAACTGGGTCTACGACTTCGAATCTTCACCAATTAATCGCATCTTTTTATGAGCCAAGTGGCCAAAAAACAAAAATTTTAGCAGATGAATTAAATTTTCCATCTGATATTTATGCTATTCAAAGTCAATTAAAATTAAAGGGCTTTGATCCAGAAACACATTTAATCCAAGTGAAGAGTCGCGATGGTCGCACAATTAGTGAAGAAGATATTATTGAAGCAATGACTGAAGAAATTGCATTAATTATTCTTCCTACTGTTTTATATCGAAGTGGACAGTTATTAGATATAGAGCGATTAACAAGTGCTGCTCATGAACGTGGAATTATAATAGGATTTGATGGTTGTCATTCTGTTGGAGCAATTCCTCATCAATTCCATGAATGGGATGTGGATTTTGCTTATTGGTGTAATTATAAATATTTAAATAGCGGACCTGGTGGAGTAGGAAGTTTATTCGTTCACGAAAAGCATTTTGGTACAATGCCTGGGTTAGCTGGTTGGTTTGGTTCAAATAAAGAAAAACAGTTTGATATGAAGCATGAATTTACTCCATCAAATACAGTTGGTGCTTATCAAATTGGTACGCCACATGTGCTAAGTATGGCGCCACTTGCTGGCTCACTTGAAATGTATAAAGAAGCTACAATTGATCGAATTCGTGAAAAGTCATTACACAGTACAGCCTATTTAATGAGCTTAATAAATGAAGAACTAAACAATTTTGGTTTTACAATTGGTAATCCACTTGAAGATTCAAAACGAGGTGGACATGTTTGTCTTGAACATGAAGATGCTGCAAGGATTTGTAAAGCGTTAAAATTAAATGGAATTGTTCCTGACTTTAGAGCACCAAATGTAATCAGACTAGCTCCAATTGCATTTTATACTTCTTATGTGGATGTATGGAATAGTGTACAAATTTTAAAGAAAATTATGGTTGAAAAGCAATACGAGCAGTTTAAAAATGAGCGCGAAATCATTGCTTAG
- a CDS encoding ABC transporter permease subunit → MNLFFREMKTYRKSIIFWCIGIVFLVGSGMAKYKATASNGQITEIFNQMPKSLQAIMGSGALDLSKASGYFGILVLYLYLMATIHAAMLGANIIAKEERDKTAEFLFAKPISRNKVITSKLLSALVNILIFNGITWISSVLIVGKYSKGEDVFGNIAVVMVGMFILQLLFLVIGSAIAAVCKNAKKAASYATGILLITFIMSIAIDLNERIEGLKYITPFKYFEAKDIMYGGGFDIIYTTISIGLIILLTVITYVSFKKRDLHL, encoded by the coding sequence TTGAATCTATTTTTTAGAGAAATGAAGACATATCGTAAATCTATTATATTTTGGTGTATTGGGATTGTATTTTTAGTTGGAAGCGGAATGGCAAAATATAAAGCTACTGCATCAAATGGACAAATAACTGAGATTTTTAATCAAATGCCTAAATCTCTACAAGCAATAATGGGCTCAGGTGCACTTGATTTATCAAAGGCAAGCGGCTATTTTGGCATATTAGTTTTATATTTATATTTAATGGCAACCATTCACGCCGCCATGTTAGGGGCCAACATAATTGCTAAAGAAGAACGTGATAAAACGGCAGAGTTTTTATTTGCAAAGCCTATTTCAAGAAATAAAGTCATAACGTCTAAATTATTAAGTGCTCTAGTAAACATTCTTATTTTTAATGGTATTACGTGGATATCCAGTGTATTAATTGTAGGGAAGTATAGTAAGGGTGAGGATGTATTCGGTAATATAGCTGTTGTAATGGTCGGTATGTTTATACTACAGCTACTATTTTTAGTAATTGGCTCGGCTATAGCTGCAGTTTGTAAAAACGCCAAAAAAGCAGCATCCTATGCAACAGGTATTTTATTAATCACATTCATCATGTCGATCGCAATTGATTTGAATGAACGGATAGAAGGGTTGAAATATATTACGCCATTTAAGTACTTTGAAGCGAAAGATATTATGTATGGTGGAGGATTTGACATTATTTATACAACGATCTCAATAGGATTGATCATACTATTAACAGTTATTACTTATGTTTCTTTTAAAAAAAGGGATTTACATTTATAA
- a CDS encoding ABC transporter permease subunit, protein MNIFLHELKAYRKSTLIWTVSLMAIVVFFLSLFPAIAKDYAEFTKVLKGYPEGVRKALGIEIESFGNIVGFYSYVFIYISLCGAIQAMILGTSIVSKEVREKTADFLLTKPVTRTKVITSKIFAGAVSLAITNIFYLIATILMAQHVKTADYSNKLIVLLSISLFIIQLIFFGIGILVSVVFSKIKAVLSISLAVVFAFFVVGMVVATDESNAKRYLSPFKYFEPKYIIAHSKFETSFLILSIGIIFVSIIASFVIYKKKDVHAV, encoded by the coding sequence ATGAATATTTTTTTACACGAATTAAAAGCTTATCGGAAATCCACCCTCATTTGGACGGTTTCTTTAATGGCAATCGTTGTGTTTTTCTTATCTCTATTTCCAGCTATTGCAAAGGACTATGCAGAGTTTACAAAAGTTTTGAAGGGCTATCCTGAAGGAGTTAGAAAAGCACTTGGAATTGAGATTGAGAGCTTTGGAAATATAGTAGGATTCTATTCGTATGTATTTATCTATATTTCACTATGTGGTGCGATACAAGCGATGATTTTAGGTACCTCGATCGTTTCAAAAGAAGTACGAGAGAAAACAGCTGATTTTCTTTTAACTAAACCAGTGACTCGAACAAAAGTTATCACTTCTAAGATTTTTGCAGGTGCCGTCTCTTTAGCCATTACAAATATATTCTATCTTATAGCAACTATACTTATGGCACAGCATGTAAAAACAGCTGATTATAGTAATAAATTAATTGTATTACTTTCTATTTCTCTATTTATTATTCAACTAATATTTTTTGGAATAGGAATACTTGTTTCGGTCGTCTTTTCAAAAATAAAAGCAGTCCTATCAATTTCACTTGCTGTTGTGTTTGCATTTTTTGTTGTTGGTATGGTAGTGGCCACAGATGAAAGTAATGCTAAACGATATTTATCACCGTTTAAATATTTTGAACCAAAGTATATTATTGCTCATTCAAAATTTGAAACTTCATTTTTAATCTTGTCGATCGGTATTATTTTCGTTTCGATCATTGCGAGTTTTGTAATTTATAAGAAAAAGGACGTTCATGCAGTATAA
- a CDS encoding ABC transporter ATP-binding protein — translation MYAIEINNLTKTYGNSRGISDISFNIEEGEIFGFIGPNGAGKSTTIRTLLSLIYPTSGSAKIFGKDCIQFAPEIKKEIGYLPSEVFYYDNMKVMDLLKYSASFYKKDCTKRIKELAEIMDLDLTKKIDDLSLGNKKKVGIVQGLLHEPKLIILDEPTSGLDPLMQQRFFDLLEDENKKGATILFSSHILSEVQRLCDRVAIIKEGKIVTVEKISTLQENNYKRFKIDILNAVDPNFFNMPGVNNVEIKGKTISFIFKGNINNVLRKIAEIEIENLWIEEPDLEEIFLHYYEKED, via the coding sequence ATGTACGCGATTGAAATCAACAATTTAACAAAGACCTACGGCAATTCAAGGGGAATATCGGATATTAGTTTTAATATAGAAGAGGGAGAAATATTTGGTTTTATTGGTCCAAATGGTGCTGGGAAATCAACAACGATTCGAACTTTACTATCTTTAATTTATCCGACTAGTGGTAGTGCAAAAATATTTGGTAAGGACTGTATTCAGTTTGCACCAGAAATAAAAAAAGAAATTGGCTATTTACCTTCTGAAGTTTTTTATTATGACAATATGAAAGTAATGGATTTGTTAAAATACTCAGCTAGTTTTTATAAAAAAGATTGCACGAAGCGAATTAAAGAATTAGCTGAAATCATGGATCTTGATTTAACAAAGAAAATTGATGATTTATCTTTAGGAAATAAAAAGAAGGTTGGGATTGTCCAAGGATTACTTCATGAACCGAAATTAATCATATTGGATGAACCGACAAGTGGCCTTGATCCTTTAATGCAACAAAGATTTTTTGACTTACTAGAAGATGAGAATAAAAAGGGAGCTACTATTTTATTCTCATCACATATTTTAAGCGAAGTACAGCGTCTATGTGATCGAGTTGCCATTATAAAGGAAGGTAAAATTGTTACAGTTGAAAAAATCAGTACATTACAAGAAAACAATTACAAGCGTTTTAAAATAGACATTCTAAATGCGGTAGATCCAAATTTCTTCAATATGCCAGGTGTAAATAATGTAGAGATAAAAGGTAAAACAATCAGCTTTATTTTTAAAGGAAATATAAACAATGTTTTGAGAAAAATAGCAGAAATTGAAATTGAAAATCTATGGATTGAAGAGCCAGATCTGGAGGAAATTTTCTTGCATTATTATGAAAAGGAGGACTAA
- a CDS encoding TetR/AcrR family transcriptional regulator has product MDGYKKRTLQKMESIELSTTELLTLPLNDIKIADIAKLANVSQVSIYNYYGSKEALLKATIIRLMNQKYEEYQQVVSSDISFNEKIKELFIRKKQGLDIINLEMFTALMKKDPELQELVLDFTMNKSFKVLTSLIDEGRSLGLVRGEVQNQTLLIYIQVISQAFMNMDPTTSQYIQQKDVVDEIMNLFLYGLLKQDED; this is encoded by the coding sequence TTGGACGGATATAAAAAACGAACTCTGCAGAAAATGGAGAGCATTGAATTAAGTACAACTGAACTATTGACACTACCATTAAATGATATAAAAATCGCAGATATTGCCAAACTAGCAAATGTATCTCAAGTTTCAATATACAATTATTATGGCAGTAAAGAAGCACTATTGAAGGCAACAATTATTCGATTAATGAACCAAAAATATGAGGAATACCAACAGGTCGTTTCAAGTGACATCTCTTTTAATGAGAAAATTAAAGAATTATTTATTCGCAAAAAACAAGGGCTCGATATTATTAATTTGGAAATGTTTACAGCTTTAATGAAGAAAGACCCAGAACTGCAAGAATTAGTGTTAGACTTTACAATGAACAAATCTTTCAAAGTGCTGACCTCACTAATCGATGAAGGGCGATCTCTCGGTTTAGTTAGGGGCGAGGTACAAAATCAAACACTACTTATCTATATTCAAGTTATAAGCCAAGCCTTTATGAATATGGATCCAACAACCTCACAATATATCCAACAAAAAGATGTAGTAGATGAAATTATGAATTTATTCTTATATGGATTATTAAAGCAGGATGAAGATTAA
- a CDS encoding ABC transporter permease subunit, with translation MSNFIGLIDNELRKVFVQKSFIISLIILFIPIIVLGRWDYVEKVSGADKAKNWRTELKIENKKIEEELAGQNSSDLPSLAKEQKETYEINKYRLKHNISTIQQHTVLDFMKKGADITNFIGILLIYFASNMMSKEYQWKTINFLLVKPSTRRMIYYAKFISLAILYFIFSLAIIIYSFIIGSALNGLSFSTQPILQYVNNHVVEQSILPSLIHDYIINLLPYLFFVAVAYFLSTVLRTSSISLLISIILLSTSDVIATLLKVKDWSKFLPFMHTDLSVYTNGINIENGMRIEFSITVLVIYILLVLVTAGEIFKKRDV, from the coding sequence TTGAGTAATTTTATAGGATTAATTGATAACGAACTACGCAAAGTCTTCGTTCAAAAATCATTTATTATTTCGCTAATAATATTATTTATACCAATCATCGTTCTAGGCAGATGGGATTATGTTGAAAAGGTGAGTGGAGCGGATAAGGCTAAAAATTGGAGAACAGAATTAAAAATAGAAAATAAAAAGATCGAAGAAGAGTTGGCAGGGCAAAACTCGTCAGATTTACCATCACTTGCAAAAGAACAAAAAGAGACGTATGAAATCAATAAGTATCGTCTTAAACATAATATCTCAACGATTCAACAACATACTGTTTTGGACTTTATGAAAAAAGGTGCGGACATAACGAATTTTATCGGAATCCTGCTTATTTATTTTGCAAGTAATATGATGTCAAAAGAGTATCAATGGAAAACGATTAATTTCTTGCTGGTTAAACCATCAACAAGAAGAATGATTTATTATGCAAAATTTATCAGTTTGGCAATTTTATATTTCATCTTTTCGTTAGCAATTATTATTTACTCTTTTATTATAGGTAGCGCACTCAACGGGCTAAGTTTTAGCACACAACCAATTTTACAATATGTAAATAACCACGTAGTAGAACAGAGCATTTTACCAAGTTTAATACATGATTATATCATCAATCTACTACCTTACTTATTTTTCGTGGCAGTTGCATATTTCTTGTCAACGGTTTTAAGGACAAGCAGTATTTCTTTATTAATAAGCATAATTCTGCTATCAACATCGGATGTGATCGCAACATTATTAAAAGTAAAAGACTGGTCGAAGTTTCTACCATTTATGCATACCGATTTATCAGTTTACACAAATGGCATCAATATTGAAAATGGGATGAGAATTGAATTTTCTATTACAGTACTAGTCATATATATATTGTTAGTCCTCGTCACTGCAGGTGAAATTTTTAAAAAGAGGGATGTTTAG
- a CDS encoding ABC transporter ATP-binding protein, which yields MNEDVVLELKNVNKTIKNQEIIKDISFDLRQGEVLGLLGPNGSGKTTTMRMIVGLMSITSGEIYIKGHSIKDHFKESIKHIGAMIETPAFYPFYSGYKNLMYFSRMLEGVSKKRVLEVIDLLGLSNAIHKKFSTYSLGMKQRLGIAQALLHNPSILILDEPTNGLDPAGVREIRDYLKRVAEVEQTAILLSSHLLSEIELICDRSIIIQNGQFVESIELNDQSGEKLFIEVVVKTTIDFESKFTNLDKKYKYEIMNNQSLIFEIDEEEIPSLMRELVMAGVEIYYVTRKKERLEDLFIQLTGGNVIE from the coding sequence ATGAATGAGGATGTTGTTCTTGAGCTGAAAAACGTAAATAAGACAATTAAGAATCAGGAGATTATTAAAGATATTAGCTTTGATTTACGTCAAGGAGAGGTTTTAGGTTTATTAGGTCCGAATGGTTCAGGAAAAACGACGACAATGCGAATGATTGTTGGTCTTATGAGTATTACAAGTGGTGAAATTTATATAAAAGGTCATTCAATTAAGGATCATTTTAAAGAATCGATTAAGCATATTGGTGCTATGATTGAAACGCCTGCTTTTTATCCTTTTTATAGTGGGTATAAAAATCTAATGTATTTTTCTCGGATGTTAGAAGGTGTTTCAAAAAAAAGAGTGCTTGAAGTAATTGATTTACTAGGACTTTCAAATGCAATTCATAAAAAGTTTTCAACCTATTCTTTAGGGATGAAGCAAAGATTAGGCATTGCGCAAGCTTTATTACATAATCCTTCGATTTTAATTTTAGATGAACCTACTAATGGATTAGATCCGGCTGGGGTAAGAGAAATTCGTGATTATTTAAAACGTGTAGCTGAAGTTGAACAAACGGCAATTTTACTATCAAGCCATTTATTATCTGAAATAGAATTAATATGTGACCGTTCAATTATTATTCAAAACGGTCAATTTGTTGAGTCAATTGAGTTAAACGATCAAAGTGGTGAGAAGTTATTTATTGAAGTAGTTGTTAAAACTACAATCGATTTTGAAAGTAAATTTACAAATCTAGATAAAAAGTACAAATATGAAATTATGAATAATCAATCATTAATCTTTGAGATTGATGAAGAAGAGATTCCTTCTTTAATGAGAGAGTTAGTAATGGCTGGGGTAGAGATTTATTATGTAACTCGAAAAAAAGAAAGACTAGAAGACTTATTCATTCAATTGACAGGAGGAAATGTCATTGAGTAA
- a CDS encoding transporter suffix domain-containing protein: MKRIPYYLVFGSFIPYLLIFTLPFLHVSGGLKAGLIALLVILGEAMFWIGGVFVGKDVMTNYRKKLNPAKWLKNRKKQEN; this comes from the coding sequence ATGAAAAGAATACCATACTACTTAGTATTTGGCTCATTTATTCCATATTTGTTAATCTTCACTTTACCTTTTTTACATGTTTCCGGCGGCTTAAAAGCTGGTCTAATCGCACTATTAGTTATTCTAGGAGAAGCAATGTTTTGGATTGGTGGAGTATTTGTGGGTAAAGATGTAATGACGAACTATCGCAAAAAATTGAATCCCGCGAAGTGGCTTAAAAATAGAAAAAAGCAAGAAAACTAA
- a CDS encoding TIGR00730 family Rossman fold protein — MKKICVYAGSNLGNRESFSLQAKKLGTLFASNNIDLIYGGSRLGIMAEIANEVLKQGGNVIGIMPGGLFRGEVAHKGLTQFIETKTMHERKALMNEMSDGFIALPGGVGTFDELFEIICWSQIGIHNKPIGLLNVDNYFTPVLDLLRHAVKEGFMGENTLSLFVVSENADDLLKLMQDYEPPAIQNKWKQLEGK, encoded by the coding sequence ATGAAGAAAATTTGTGTTTATGCTGGTTCAAATCTTGGGAATAGAGAGTCATTTAGTCTTCAAGCTAAAAAACTAGGTACTTTATTTGCTAGTAACAATATAGATTTAATTTACGGTGGATCAAGACTAGGAATTATGGCAGAAATCGCAAATGAAGTTTTAAAACAAGGTGGAAATGTCATTGGCATTATGCCCGGTGGATTATTTCGTGGAGAAGTTGCTCATAAAGGGCTGACGCAATTCATTGAAACAAAAACAATGCATGAGCGTAAAGCTTTAATGAACGAAATGTCCGATGGCTTTATCGCGCTACCAGGTGGAGTTGGTACTTTCGATGAATTATTTGAGATCATTTGTTGGTCACAAATTGGGATCCACAATAAGCCAATCGGTTTATTAAATGTTGATAACTATTTCACTCCAGTCTTAGATTTACTTAGACATGCTGTAAAAGAAGGATTTATGGGCGAAAATACCCTTTCACTATTTGTTGTTTCAGAAAATGCTGACGACTTATTAAAACTAATGCAGGATTATGAGCCACCTGCTATCCAAAATAAATGGAAGCAGTTAGAAGGTAAATAA